One Anoplopoma fimbria isolate UVic2021 breed Golden Eagle Sablefish chromosome 2, Afim_UVic_2022, whole genome shotgun sequence DNA window includes the following coding sequences:
- the tnfaip8l3 gene encoding tumor necrosis factor alpha-induced protein 8-like protein 3: MDSDSGEQSDGDLSPGQESFNSRSLALQAQKKILSKMATMVVANMLTDDTSSEILDELYKTSREFTKSKKEAHKIIKDVIKIALKIGILYRNHQFSPDELDTVERFKKKMNQAAMTAVSFYEVEYTFDRNILSELLLECRDLLHNLVEQHLTTRSHGRIDHVFNHFAHGEFLAELYGDREEYRLSLRKICNGINKLLDEGTL, translated from the coding sequence GACAGGAGAGCTTCAACTCTCGCTCCCTGGCCCTGCAGGCCCAGAAGAAGATCCTGAGCAAGATGGCGACCATGGTGGTGGCCAACATGCTGACAGACGACACCAGCAGCGAGATCTTGGACGAGCTCTACAAGACGAGCCGGGAGTTCACCAAGAGCAAGAAGGAGGCCCACAAGATCATCAAGGATGTCATCAAGATCGCCCTGAAGATCGGCATCTTGTACCGCAACCACCAGTTCAGCCCCGACGAGCTCGACACGGTGGAGCGCTTCAAGAAGAAGATGAACCAGGCGGCCATGACGGCGGTGTCGTTCTACGAGGTGGAGTACACCTTTGACAGAAATATTCTGTCCGAGCTCCTGCTGGAGTGCAGGGACCTGCTTCACAACCTGGTCGAGCAGCACCTGACGACGCGCTCTCACGGGCGCATCGACCACGTTTTCAACCATTTTGCCCACGGGGAGTTCCTGGCCGAGCTGTACGGGGACAGAGAGGAGTACAGACTCTCCCTGAGGAAGATCTGCAATGGCATCAACAAACTGCTGGACGAAGGAACGCTTTAA